Within the Gorilla gorilla gorilla isolate KB3781 chromosome 15, NHGRI_mGorGor1-v2.1_pri, whole genome shotgun sequence genome, the region CCTTTAAAGTGAATTTTTGCCTTaatctataaatttataaatgtcatttatgttaaataaatttctgtagagCAAAAGTTTGTTTGGACcttaaaaataactttctgaTTAGAAATGTGATGTATGAACACTATTTTCTTACTCATTGatactttgattttaaaaaacagaggctTACTCAAGCTAGTTGACTAAAgtcatgtgtgtatgtgagtgtgtgtgtgtatgtgtaagatTGTAGAAGGAATACATCAGGCAGTCTCTCATGGGCATCCAAGAGTAGGAACAAGGCATACAGGGATTGGAACAAGAAAGTCAGCAGCTCAGGCTGCCACCACCCTTTCCGGTGGGCCCGTGTTCCCTCAGTCATTACTTGTCTCTGAGTCTAAGCTACTGTTACACTTCTCTTTGAAACAAGGTCTCTACTATCACTGATGGTTTATTTGCTCCCCTATGACTTCAGCTTAGGAATCACTTTGGTTTGCTGTGGCACCTACTCCAGCCCCAACTCTACACAACTTTTCAGAAAAGTACCCACCAGAGTCTTACTAATTAGTCTCTGTGTTTGTTAGAGTTCTTATGACTGCAGAAGACCATAATTCAAATGAACTTAAGAAAAACGGAGGATTTTTTGGCTTGTACAATCAGAAAGGATATTGTTGGCAGGCCTCAGGCATGACTGATCCAGTCATACACAACAGTGTCCAaactctatctctgtctcttagCTGCATTTCCATTGGTGTGTTGTCCTCATGAATCCAGACAGCAGAAAGGCTCTCTCCGTGCAACAGTGGAAGGGTGAAGCTGGGTGTGTCTACTGGCAGCTCAGGGTTACATCATCACAGCTTTTGAGCCCAGAGGAGAGAGCTCTTCCTAACTCTGCTCCAGCATATGGATTCTAAAGGAGGGATTCCTGGCCTGCCTTGGGTTGGATGTTCACTCTTTGGATCAGTCACTGTGGTTGGGTGATGGACATTATAATAGATCGTGTTCCCTTTCATGAACTTTGGCTTTATATTGTGATATTATATAGTCCCATTAGAATCACATGGTTTGTGTAATGGGGAAGGAGCTGTTTCCCAAAAGGGAATGAGGTAGTggttaatagaagaaaataagaaagaatgttTAAAACAACAGGTGTCTACCATAGTTTCTGGGCCTCTTGGTTCAATTTCTTGAGGAAATCTGCTGCATTTATCCCCACCTTTGGCTTAGTTTCTCCTGGGTTGTTTGCCTACCTGTGACCCAATCGGATGGGTGGCCAACTCATATGTAGGAACGCTGCAGTTAGGGCTCTGGGTGGGGAACACAATGATTGACTTATCTAccacaataatataaaaataagaaagaataggctgggcgcggtggctcacgcctgtaatcccagcactttgggaggctgaggtgggcagatcacgaggtcaggagatcaagaccatcctggctaacacggtgaaaccccgtctctactaaaaatacaaaaaattagccgggggtggtggcaggcgcctgtagtcccagctactccggaggctgaggcaggagaatggcgtgaacccgggaggcggagcttgcagtgagccgagatcgcgccactgcactccagcctgggtgaaagagcaagactctgtctcaaaaaaaaagaaagaatagatcCCGGCATGCAGAAACAACCACAATTAATATTTTAGTTAATATACTTATATTCTTTTATCTATGCATTAatatatgtctttaaaaaatggaatcagctgggtgtggtggctcacacctgtaatcccagcactttgggaggcagaggcgggtggatcacttgaggtcaggagtttgagaccagcctggccaaatggctaaacctcctctctactaaaaatacaaaaattagctgggcatggtggtgcatgcctgtgctcccagcaactcaagagtctgaggcatgagaatcacttgaccctgggaggcagaggttgcagtgagctgagatggcaccactgcactccagcctgggtgacagaatgacacttggtctcaaaaaaaagagaggctgggcgcggtggctcacacctgtaatcccagcactttgggaggccaaggtgggcgcatcatctgaggttgggagttcgagaccagttctCCAGAGAtggagaaccctgtctctactaaaaatacaaaattagtcaggtatggtggcacatgcctgtaattccactactcaggaggctgaggcagaagaatcacttgaacccaggaggcagaggttgcggtgagccgtgatcatgccattgcactccagcctgggcaacaagagttaaactctgtctcaaaaaaaaaaaaaaaaaaaggatgatgtCATTTATACTATTTTGCAACACTCTCTTTTTACTTCATTATCTATTCTTCTACAATGTTTGTGACTTGAACTAAGGTAATGGGGATGGTGATAAGTGGTTGGATTTGACATATATATAAAGGTAGAGCCAGTGGGATTTGCTAAGGAATTGGGTATGAgatgtgagaaaaagaaattgctGAAATTGTTAGATACTATTGCCTGTTCATGGGGGTATATGATGTGAGATTGAAATTAGAAGCTTTTTGGACTACAATTCATATATACTGAGCAACTTTTGCTTTTCCAGTTAGGCATTATGGggattcaaaaataattttatgaaaaaaatcccTGTtcccaaagaacttaaaaatctGCCCAGAGGCTAAATAACcacagatgaaatgatgaaatatatGGCAATAAAAATGAGTCACACACCACAAAGTGATTAAATTTCAAAACTATAAGGTTGAGAAAAAGATGTCAGACACAAAACAAGACCTATtagatgatttcatttatatgaatttccgaaacaggcaaaactaatccatGGTGTTAGAAATCAAGATAATGGTTAGAgctgggatgtggggagggagCTTGAGAAGGATTTCTGGGGTGCTAGTACCATTCTATTTCTTCACctgggtggtggttacatgaatgTGTTCACTTTATTGATAATTCATTGAGCTTATGATTTGTATACTTTTCTGTACATgtgttatatttaaattaaaaaaggttaaaaacacTCCATTTCTACACTGTGGATTCCTGATTCCAAGTGCAAGAAAAGGATATCTAAAGAGGGAGAACCTAGCTTAGGCTAGGAAAAGGGACAAGAGTAGGGCCTAGAGACTAGGCGGTGGAGAAGATGGTCCCAATGGTAGGACACTTGGGGCCCGAGTGTGCAGTAAGAAAGTGAGGGCCAGCGTGGGGCACAGTGAATAGAGTGGCTCAACCGAAGTAAAAGATGCACAAGGTGATGTGTAAGACAGGAGCTGAGGCTGGGCGGTAATTCAAGGGAGACTGGGATTAGGGGGTCTTGAGTGCCAGGCTATGCAGTGTGGGACCTTTTGTTTCACATAGTGCAAGGTTACTGAAGCTTTGGCATATTGATCACAGTGTATTAGGATGTTGAAGAGGAGGGCCCTGGGTAAACGGAGTGGTAGGGATGAATGGAACTGTCACAGTGGGGCTGGAGCGGGGGTGGATGGAGGACTGTATGCTGTGAGGCTCTCTGAGATAGGCCTGGGGGTGTTGATCTTGGCTAGTGTTCTGTTCCCAGTTCTTGTTAGTGTAGATGTTTAGGTTTGCATCCTTTCCTAAGTGGGCCTCAGGGGCATCAGACTCAGGCTTGGTGTTCAGGGACAGCTTCGTAATGTGCCCCTGAGGATTGCCCCATGTTTGGATCTTTCTCAGAAAGTGCATGCTCTCAACTGAGCCAATCCCACCCCAACCCTCCCAAGTGGGGTCCAAACATGGGACCGTTCTAGAGTATGCCCCCTTCGGCCCTGACAGTGCAGAGTCTGTTTGCAGCAACGCAAGCCTCAGTGCCCAGCACGGAAGCCTGGGGCAGCTGTGTGGGCAGGATATGCTGGGGGCCAGCCCCCTCTACATTATTTAGGCAAACGTGAGTATTTCTGAATCCTCCCGCTGAACCCCTTCCAGCTTACTGACTCCTCTGTAGAGTGCAGATGGTGGAGGACAGGAAGTAGTTTCTTCATTTCCAGGAATCCTGGGCAACTGAAATTCCCATGTAGAGAAGCATCTTCCCTTTGTCTTCACACTTTGTAGCCAACCAGATATGCTGTCCAAGGAGAGAATAGTTGATTAAGGCAGAAGCATGGGGCTGATGAGATGTATTCCAGAGCCAGAAGGGACAGTATTCTTCCCTCTAGGGTGGGATGATCAATATTTCAGTAGGGACAGGGAAGATAAGGTTTGTTCTTTTCCAGTATTGCAGAATAGGAGGGGTTCTAGAAAATAAAGCAATATGGTGTTTTATGATTTCACACATCATAAGAATTATCATACCTTGGTTCTTCACGATCCTTGGCAATGATCCATCATATGAGTtatcttattttccattttgtgcTTCTCAACCTCatgaggaagatgaggaaaagagCATTACCGCTGTTTGTCACATGAGGATTCATTTGCAGATAGTATGAAAACGGAGGCAATTTTTCCAGTCCCAAGAATGGTAAAAGGCACaggtgggacttgaacccagactcttggcttcaagtCCAGAGTTTTCTCATGCACCAGCTACCCCTCAACAGGATTTGACTATCCTGCAGTAACCCTAGAGGAAGTTTAGTCCTTGGGACGCTTGGCCTGCcagtctctgaaaaaaatatgatggggatggtggtggtggtagtgcaTGTTGGGTTGAGGGGACAGAGGAAGAAGCAGGTTGATGGTTGTTGTCCATCAGGTAACACAGtgtttcttttcccattttctctgGAATCAAGAAGCAACCAGAAGACTGGGCTGAGCAGAAGACTGGAGAGGGTGCAGGAAAGATGGTAGCAGGAGAGGGGAACAAAGCACCGTCCAGGAGCTTAGTGGAGAGTGCCCCTTTTCTCTCCCCAACTGGATCAGATTGTGTAGACAGTGTGGGAGGTGCAGCTGGTCAATGCTTAACCGAAGGTGACTTCCTCACACTCTCAGGATTAGGGCCAGAGGATTTGTAGACCTCTCTATGCTGGAATGGATGTCATACCTTGTAACTTCCTCAGCAGTGTAAAACATCCAACAGGTACCTTCCAGCTGTCTACAACACGAGTGCATGCTGGTCGGGCAAGAGGTCACAGCTAGGGCAACAATCCACATGAGTTGGGAAGGGCTCATTTCACCTGTCAAACACTGCTGCTCTCATGCGGAATGCACTGTGGCTTTTTGGTCAAGATAATTACCGTGGAAGATCCTAGGTGGCAGCAAATCCCAGGTGAACAGACTGAGCCGTGGAGGTGGCATAAGGCAACCCTAGCCGAGGTGAGTGCAGACCAATCGTTTGGCATTTGGGGGCTGGCTGGGAGCAGCAGTTCCTGTTATAATCTCAGGTGTGTATCTTTGCCTTCATTAAGCTTCTTAATATTTCTGATGTGAGGAAATGATTTTCcagtgggtgcagtggcaccttATGCAAAGATGTATTTTGAGAGTTAAATGAATTAAGTCTTGATCCCTCATCTTACCATTTCCAGATTTGGTGACCAAGTCCAAATTCATCCTCCATACTATTCTTCTAGATTTTACAGACTGTGCATATATCTACATTTAGTAACTGCTGtctttctatgtgtgtgtgtgtgtgtgtgtgtgtgtgtgtgtgtgtgtgtgtgtgtgtgtgtgtgtgtgtttctgccatGCCAGGGGTCAGGGCTTCTTCTTGGGGCTGTGGCCTTTCCTCCTGCTACATTGGTTCTTTAAGATCCTTGGCAATGATCCATGCtataacatagatgaacctttaaaaatattatagtaagtggcctacacctgtaatctcagcactttgggatgctaagacaggaagatcgcttgagcccaggagttcgagaccagactgggcaatatggcaaaacccctatcactacaaaaaatacaaaaattggccgggcatggtggtgtgtgcctgtagtcccagttacttgggagtctgaggtgggaggatcacttgagcctgggaggtcgagggtgtagtgagttatgattgcaccactgcactccagcctgggtgacagaatgagaccctgtctcaaaaaataaaaaaagtaaaattattttctaattaaaaaaaaattaggctaggcacggtggctcacgcctgtaatcccagcactttgggaggccgaggtggatggatcacttgaagtcaggagttcgagaccagcctggccaacatggggaaaccctgtctctactaaaaatacaaaaatctgctgggcgtggtggcagacgcctgtaatcccagctacttgggaggctgaggctggagaatcgcttgaaccggggaggcggaggtggcagtgaccagagattgcaccattgcactccagcctgggtgacaagagtaaaactccatctcaaaaaaaaaaaaaaattatccaggtgtgatggtgtgcacctgtagtcctagctacttgggaggctgaggcaggaggatcacttgagcccaggagtttggggctgcagtgagctgtcttcatgccactgcactccagcctcactgacagagcaggaccctgtctctaaaaaaaatttaaaaataaaaataaagaaaatattatagtgagtgaaagaagctagacacaaaggaCCACATATGGTAtgattcatttatatgaaatgtccggAATAGGCAAATCCGCAgtcagaaagtagaaaaatagttTCCAGGGAATGGAAGAGGGATCATTAAAATATCCTTAAatctgccgggcatggtggctcgtgcctgtaatcccagcactttgggaggtcaaggtgggaagatcacgaggtcaggagttggagaccagcctgaccaacacggtgaaacctcatctctactacaaatacaaaaattagctgggcatggtggcacacgcctataatcccagcttactcagaaggctgaggcaggagaatcgcttgaaccctggaggtggaggttgcggtgagctgagctcgtgccactgcactccagcctgggtgacagagcgagactccatctcaaaaatatatatatatatatatatatatatattcttaagttgattgtggtgatgggcacACAGttttgtgaatacactaaaagctattgaattgtatactttaaatgggtggaaTGTATGGTACTTGAGTTATATATCGATAAAGCtgttaagaaagaaaagatcCTTGGCAATgcaaatgtctggagacatttgtgGCATAAATATGTGGCATAAATATGTTCTTCCTGTTTGTGATTTGCCTTTAACTTTATTTGAAGGCTcttttaataaatagaaattcttcattttaatgtagcttaatttattaatattttcttttctgtttagcaCTTTTTTGGGTCTTATTTAGTAGGTTCTTTTCTACTCTGAGGCCAAAAACAACattcttctatcttttcttctaaaagttttgatCTTTACACAAAAGTTTTTTGTCCATCTGGAGTGGATGTTAGTGTCTGATATGAGATTGGGaatcaattttactttttcccctGTGGACAAGCAGCAGTACCAGCTTCTTTCACTTCTGACACACATCACTGTTCCACAtctgtgtgggtctgtttcttggctctgtattttgttccattggtcatttttatgtatatttgtgcCAATGCCATCTTGCCTTAATCATTCCAATTTTATAAGTCTCAATATCTGCCAATGCAAGCCCCTTCCCTGACTTTCTTCTTCAGCAATGTCTTCTTGGCTACTCTAGGACCTTTGCTAATTTACATCTCTCCCCCAAAATGGCATCACAATGTCATTACAAGTTTGTAACTTgctttaaaaacacttttaaaacctaataataataaatacttaaataatgcttaaaataatgctttaaaacttaataatacattttgaatGTTTTGTCATTTATATGTtactgtaaaatataatttttaatggctacataatgTGTTATTTCTTAAAGGTACtgtaatttgtttatttcatctcCCATTTCTGGATATTAAAGTTGTTGCCAAATTTTCATTATTGTAAAAAATTCTGTGGTGAATATTCTTGTGGCAAAATCTTTTTAACATATCCATGACTACTTCCTCAGGATGGAAGTACAATTTCCGAATCTAAGAATTTGCTTAATTTTAAGGTTTTTGATACACATCGCTAAATTATCTTTTAGAAAGTTTATATGAACTATATGACAGCGTAGGTCTCAGGACACCCTTGCTGATAGTgtacattattattttcaaaaacctTGTCCATTTTGATAGGCAAATAATTGAAAGCCAAGCTAAACTTGGATTACACGTCTAGCTGGCAGTCATCATGTTCTATGTTCATATTTTTCTAGTGAGCAGCCATGGGGTTTCATCCACTGAACACTCTCTTAAGTGTTATCTCCCTTTGTTCTGTTAGAAGAATTGAGCCAGGCCCACCAGGCCCATGGGTAACTGGACTGCAGCGGTGACTGAGTTTGTTCTGCTGGGGTTTTCCCTGAGCAGGGAGGTGGAGCTGCTGCTCCTGGTGATCCTGCTGCCCACGTTCCTGCTGACTCTTCTGCGGAACCTGCTCATCATCTCCACTGTGCTGTCCTGCTCCCGcctccacacccccatgtacttcttcTTGTGCAACCTCTCTATCCTGGACATCCTCTTCACCTCAGTCATCTCTCCAAAAGTGTTGGCCAACTTAGGATCTAGGGATAAAACCATCTCCTTTGCCGGATGTATCACCCAGTgctatttctactttttcttgGGCACAGTTGAGATCCTCCTGCTGACGGTCATGTCCTATGACCGCTATGCCGCCATCTGCTGCCCCCTGCGGTACACCACCATCAAGAGACCTTCTGTCTGCATTGGGACCATTGTGTTCTCTCGGGTGGGAGGCTTCCTGTCTGTGCTCTTTCCAACCATCCTCATCTCCCAGCTGCCCTTCTGTGGCTCCAATATCATTAACCACTTCTTCTGTGACAGTGGACCCTTGCTGGCCCTGGCCTGTGCAGATACCTCTGCCATCGAGCTGATGGATTTTATGCTTTCTTCCGTGGTCATCCTCTGCTGCATAGTCCTCGTGGCCTATTCCTATATGTACATCATCTTGACCATAGTGCGCATTCCTTCTGCAAGTGGAAGGAAGAAGGCCTTTAATACCTGTGCTTCCCACCTGACCATAGTCATCATTTCTAGTGGCATCACTGTGTTTATCTATGTGACTCCCTCCCAGAAAGAATATCTGGAGATCAACAAGATCCCTTCGGTTCTGAGCAGTGTGGTGACTCCATTCCTCAACCCCTTTATATATACTCTGAGGAATGACACAGTACAGGGAGTCCTCAGGGATGTGTGGGTCAGGGTTCGAGGAGTTTTCGAAAAGAGGATGAGGGCAGTGCTGAGAAGCAGATTATCCTCCAACAAAGACCACCAAGGAAGGGCTTGCTCTTATCCACCATGTATCTATTTGTAAAGCTCCAGTGTTAGAAAGAGAGGAGCTGCCTTAGTGAAAGAGTGAGCTAGCTAAGGAATTCTGAATAGTCTATAGTGGAAAGACTGACTGTGGAGACAGAGACTTGAACTGTGGCCTGGGTTTTCACTTTAATCTGTGACCGCAGCTGTGTCACCAGCCATTCTGACTCTCAGTACTCTCAGCTGAAGTGCAACAGGGCTGGACTTGATGATCTCTAAGCCCCATCCACACTGAATATTGTAAGAATGGAAGGGCCATGCAGCCTATTTCCTCCTAAAGTCCTAACATGTTTGGCCCCATTTCTTTATGGATCCCAAACACAACTGTTCTATCAGCTTGACACGAAGTCCTTCCTGAACTTCTCTGCACGGACCCTCTTTCTTTCCATCCTCTGCAGGATCTTTTTAGAAATAACCTTCATTATTCTCTAATCCACTATCATATCCTGTAATCCATTTTTTTGGGCATTTGCAATGATTGTGTTGGGTGTATGTCATCTGTGTTATTTAATAATATTGCTTTCTGTAATAGAACATGTTCATAATATCCAATATGCTCATGTCCTCATGTAAGACATGGCCCTGTTCCCCTAGCCACTAATGATTGATCCATGGATGGATAATCTGACTGAAGGCATAACCCATCACCTGCAGGGACACTTGCACACCTAAGAGACTGGCCAGTGACCTGTGACCTGTGTGGCTTGGCTGGACCAGAGGAGCTGTGCAAACAGATACCACTTTTTTGAGAAATTGAAGCAAAAAACACAGAGATTATTCCACACAAGTGCGATGCTTCCCCTGGAAGCAGAAATAGGCTTGGTGGCTGGAGTGGCCACTTTGGGTGCCAGGTGCAAGCTGATGAATAATTAGAGGAAACCAGTCTGCCCCTCAGAGAGAATGCAGTTGATGtatagagaaaaacagagaagagacAGATGACAGCCCACTCACAACACAAAGGCACAACACAAAAAGCCCTCTTCTCTCATGACTTCCTAGGCCTGGAGCTGGTAGAGTTTTGATTCCTATTCCTGGATTTGATGTGTTTTACCTGTACCTGTAAATCAAATCCCTTTTTATTGAGCTATCTTGAGAAGGTCTTGGATTCTTGTGACCAAAAAGCAGCTTGACTACAAAGTTCATTATCTCTCCACAAGGCATAGCTTCTCCCCTTTTCTGGCTCCATACACCTGGAaagaatctgttttgtttttgttttgagacggagtctcgctctgtcgcccaggatggagtgcagtggtgcaatctcagctcactgcaacctccgcctcctgggttcaagtgattctcctgcctcagcctcctgagtagctgggaccacaggcacgtgccaccatgcctagctaatttttgtatttttagtagagatggggtttcactgtgttagccaggatggtctcgatctcctgaactcgtgatctgcccacattggcctcccaaagcgctgggattagaggcatgagccactgtgcctagccaagaATCTGTTTTTAACTGCACACCTAGTCTGAATTCTTGGTGCCCAAACACTGTCTGGGATGCTTACTTGGCCCCACTCTGGGCCTGTGGTTCAGCTCAGTGCAAACCAGCTTTTCAATGTCATCAGAATCTCTGAGGTTTAATTTCTTGTCTTGCTTGGCCGCCAGTGCTGCAGCATCCACTTTGCTAAATTAACCCCTGTGCTCTGCGTGGAACTGGTCAGAAGGACACATGCATACCTAAGGAACTGCTGCAGAGTTCTGTGGACATAAATGAAGACCACTTAAATGAGCACAGATGCCACTTATTCAGAGCTAGCTATATCAGGGGAGTCAGCCACCATCACTTGCATTTGGCAGAGAGTCAAAGGCAGGCAGGGGAGTGGAAAGCTTCACagtagaaaaaaagggaaaggccCGAGTATCCCCTGACTGGAGGATTTTGGTGTGGGGAAGCTGGAGGTGAGCTAACtagtgttgcgggaagtcagggaccccaaatggagggaccggctgaagccatggcagaagaatgtggattgtgaagatttcatggacacttatcacttccccaatcaatacccttgtgatttcctatgcctgtctttaatctcttaatcctgtcagctgaggaagatgtatgtcacctcaggaccatgtgatgattgcgttaactgcacaaattgtagagcatgtgtgtttgaacaaatatgaaatctgggcaccttgaaaaaagaacaggataacagcaatgttcagggaataagagagataaccttaaactctgaccgccagTGAGCCGGGTGGAACAgggccatatttctcttctttcaaaagcaaatgggagaaatatcactgaattctttttctcaacaaggaacatccctgggaaagagagTACGTGCCTGGGGGTGTAGGCCTATAGACGGCCCCCTGGGTGTGCCCATCTTTTATGGTCTGTAAACTGTaggggtgaaatagaccccagtctcgcatagcactcccaggcttattaggaagaggaaattcccacctaataaattttggtcagatcagttgctctcaaaaccctgtctcctgataagatgttatcaatgacaatggtgcccgaaacttcattagcaattttaatttcacccggtcctgtggtcctgtgatctcgccctgcctccatttgccttgtgatattctattaccttgtgaagtacgtgacctctgtgacccacacctattcgtacattccctccccttttgaaagtccctaataaaaacttgctggtttttgcggcttgtggggcatcacggaacctaccgacatgtgatgtctcccccggatgcccagctttaaaatttctgtcttttgtactctgtccctttatttctcaaaccggccgacgcttagggaaaatagaaaagaacctacgtgactaATGGGGCAGGTTCCCCGATAAACTAGAAGCAGGACatctcaggggattggtttgggaagcatatttgactttctgtgatTGGTCTTGAGTTTGAAAGAAGTGTGGAAGGGGAGGGGGGCTTCAGAAAACAGGAAAGTGGGCAGTCACGAACAAGTCTTGGCCATTCTGGGCCAAGTGCTTCAGAGGTTTGGTTGTGGTTTGGCTTCCCTTGAGGGTCCCTTCGGAGTTTCTGAGTCAGTGTTCTGTTGTTATATATGGTCTGGCTGTTGTCCACTTTTATATTCAGTCTATCAGTTCTTACAACCTTGAAATTTCATATAACATTTTTAAGTCTAAGCAGAAGGACAATCCTCCCAAAGTGGAAAACCAGATCCCATGAGAACAGATGATGAAAGGTGAGCTCAGGTAAACGGAGCGTTGTTGGGGATTTGCAGGCCAGGAATGGGAGGTGTAGAAACTGAGGATGTCTTGCATGTGCCAAAGACTCTGCTTCTTTGAGTGGACCCGAAGCCCCAAGATTTAGACTCTTTGGCTAGTAGGGCTTGTGAGGACACCTTGTGCCTCTAGAGGAAGCCCACTGTTACTGTACATCTGGCAAAGCAGTTAGACTGTGAGGCTCAGTCTTCTATGGAGATTTCTGTGAGTCTCCAGGATCAGATTAGTGGAGAGGAAGAAGCTAGACCTCTGTGATTCCCTGTGTAAGACTCTGAGATGGCCTCAGAACCCATGCTCTTTCTACCAGAAGTGTTTCACTTAAAACATTTGAGAACTCATAGACTGTCTCAGAAGTCTTTCAAACCACTGACCAAAAGCTTCTAAG harbors:
- the OR6J1 gene encoding olfactory receptor 6J1 — protein: MGNWTAAVTEFVLLGFSLSREVELLLLVILLPTFLLTLLRNLLIISTVLSCSRLHTPMYFFLCNLSILDILFTSVISPKVLANLGSRDKTISFAGCITQCYFYFFLGTVEILLLTVMSYDRYAAICCPLRYTTIKRPSVCIGTIVFSRVGGFLSVLFPTILISQLPFCGSNIINHFFCDSGPLLALACADTSAIELMDFMLSSVVILCCIVLVAYSYMYIILTIVRIPSASGRKKAFNTCASHLTIVIISSGITVFIYVTPSQKEYLEINKIPSVLSSVVTPFLNPFIYTLRNDTVQGVLRDVWVRVRGVFEKRMRAVLRSRLSSNKDHQGRACSYPPCIYL